In the genome of Aspergillus flavus chromosome 8, complete sequence, one region contains:
- a CDS encoding DUF895 domain protein: MGNSTVGDDNPAEKEFAAATSDPEAGQDSVTGKPWMYKPWKIGPLTLPWFAHPMTQLVLVSFVCFLCPGMFNAVSGLGGGGQVDATDVNKANTALYSTFAVVGFFAGSIANRIGLRLTLSLGGFGYFLYVASLLSYNHNSNAGFLVFSGALLGVCAGLLWCAQGAVMMSYPREHEKGKYICIFWVIFNLGGVIGSLVPLGQNLHSTAGRVNDGTYIAFMVLMAVGFVLAWGLSDSKYIMRSDRSRVIVMKNPSWKSEFKGLLDTLRSDYYIVLMFPLFLSSNWFYGYHFNSVNGAYFNVRTRSLNSCLYWLMQMVGAFVFGFTLDMKFFSRSMRAKINFVLLFLLTLGVWGGGYAFQRQYTRADAPLDTDWSDSGYVGPMFLYMFYGFYDAAFQTCAYWFMGSLTNNARKLANFAGFYKGIQSAGAAGMWALDLDKAPFMTELASCWGLLLGSLLVASPIIFFKIKDHVDIEEDLKFSDETAHDVMGNIPMEEQTSGKKEEKRESVA, encoded by the exons ATGGGTAACTCAACAGTTGGCGATGATAATCCTGCGGAGAAGGAGTTTGCTGCCGCCACTTCGGATCCCGAGGCTGGTCAGGATTCCGTCACAGGGAAGCCATGGATGTACAAGCCCTGGAAGATTGGCCCTTTAACACTGCCCTGGTTTGCACACCCGATGACCCAGCTCGTTCTGGTCTCctttgtttgtttcctttgcccTGGCATGTTCAATGCTGTGAGTGGTCTTGGGGGTGGTGGCCAAGTCGATGCAACCGATGTTAACAAGGCCAACACCGCGCTATACAGTACGTTTGCCGTGGTAGGCTTCTTCGCTGGTTCCATTGCCAATCGTATTGGCCTCCGCCTGACTCTCTCGCTTGGCGGGTTTGGATACTTCCTCTATGTAGCATCGCTTCTCTCATATAACCATAACTCCAATGCCGGCTTCCTGGTTTTTTCTGGCGCGCTGCTCGGTGTCTGTGCTGGGTTGTTGTGGTGTGCTCAGGGAGCCGTCATGATGAGCTACCCGCGTGAACACGAAAAGGGCAAATACATCTGCATCTTTTGGGTGATCTTTAACCTCGGTGGCGTGATTGGCAGCCTA GTACCTCTGGGCCAGAATCTGCATTCTACCGCTGGTCGGGTCAATGATGGCACATACATTGCTTTCATGGTCCTTATGGCAGTCGGTTTCGTTCTCGCATGGGGTTTATCGGATTCAAAGTACATTATGCGCTCGGACCGTTCACGTGTCATTGTCATGAAGAATCCCTCTTGGAAATCAGAATTCAAAGGTCTTCTTGACACCCTGCGCAGTGACTACTACATTGTCCTAATGTTCCCTCTGTTTTTGTCGAGCAATTGGTTCTACGGTTACCATTTCAATAGCGTCAATGGTGCCTATTTCAATGTTCGGACTAGGTCTCTCAACAGCTGCCTCTATTGGCTCATGCAAATGGTCGGCGCCTTCGTCTTCGGCTTTACTTTGGACATGAAGTTCTTTTCTCGGTCAATGCGCGCAAAGATCAACTTCGTCctacttttccttctcacaTTGGGCGTGTGGGGTGGTGGTTATGCCTTCCAGAGGCAGTATACTCGTGCCGACGCCCCGCTTGATACGGACTGGTCGGATAGTGGCTATGTTGGTCCTATGTTCCTTTATATGTTCTATGGCTTCTACGATGCTGCCTTCCAAACCTGCGCTTATTG GTTTATGGGATCACTAACCAACAACGCCCGCAAGCTGGCAAACTTCGCTGGTTTCTATAAGGGAATTCAGTCCGCTGGCGCAGCGGGAATGTGGGC CCTGGACCTTGATAAGGCACCGTTCATGACCGAGCTTGCCTCTTGTTGGGGTCTTCTCCTCGGAAGTCTTCTGGTTGCATCCCCAATCATCTTTTTCAAGATTAAGGATCATGTAGATATCGAAGAAGATCTCAAATTCTCCGACGAAACAGCTCATGACGTCATGGGTAACATCCCTATGGAAGAACAGACATCtggaaagaaggaggagaaacgGGAGTCTGTCGCTTAA
- a CDS encoding putative glucosamine-6-phosphate deaminase (glucosamine-6-phosphate isomerase), producing MRVIIRETALEASEYIADYIISRIKAFKPTEDQPFVLGLPTGSSPEVIYKTLVQRHRAGEISFRNVVTFNMDEYVGLPRDHPQSYHSFMYKHFFSHIDISPQNINILDGNASDLAAECASFEAKIARCGGIELFLGGVGPDGHIAFNEPGSSLSSRTRVKTLAYDTILANSRFFGGDVDKVPRMSLTVGIQTIMEAREVVIVATGAHKALAVEKGLEGGVNHMWTLSALQLHQHPLIVCDRDATLELKVKTVRYFEAIEQSGTDARTQGPPLVYRPRTYVPAPMGASKTNQQPTPASTPPRVPKDLRINTQLNQTLDDEELTPDSMSSRMVDSAISGLDSTLKGDLMFDRMGTRVISH from the exons AT GAGAGTGATCATCAGAGAAACCGCCTTGGAGGCTTCAGAGTATATCGCCGATTATATCATCA GTCGTATCAAAGCCTTTAAGCCCACAGAGGATCAACCTTTTGTTCTTGGCCTTCCGACGGGTAGTAGTCCCGAAGTTATCTACAAGACCCTCGTGCAACGTCACAGAGCAGGAGAGATTTCCTTTAGGAATGTCGTGACCTTCAATATG GATGAATATGTCGGGCTACCCCGCGACCACCCTCAATCATACCACAGCTTCATGTATAAACATTTCTTCTCCCATATTGACATCTCGCCCCAGAATATCAATATCCTTGATGGGAACGCCTCTGACCTCGCTGCTGAATGCGCCTCTTTTGAGGCAAAGATCGCCCGCTGCGGCGGTATCGAGCTCTTCCTGGGTGGTGTTGGCCCTGACGGACACATCGCATTCAACGAGCCAGGATCATCCCTCAGCAGTCGCACCCGAGTTAAGACCCTGGCTTACGACACGATTCTGGCAAACTCTCGGTTCTTTGGCGGAGACGTGGACAAGGTACCCCGAATGTCCTTGACCGTTGGTATCCAAACTATCATGGAAGCTCGGGAGGTTGTTATTGTGGCCACTGGCGCTCACAAGGCACTGGCGGTGGAAAAGGGCCTCGAAGGTGGTGTCAATCATATGTGGACCCTTTCAGCCCTCCAGTTGCATCAGCATCCGCTGATCGTATGTGATCGTGATGCGACACTGGAACTCAAAGTCAAGACAGTCCGCTATTTTGAGGCGATTGAACAATCCGGTACTGATGCGCGTACTCAAGGGCCGCCTCTTGTTTACCGGCCGAGGACCTATGTTCCTGCTCCTATGGGGGCGAGCAAAACGAATCAGCAACCCACCCCAGCGTCAACACCGCCAAGGGTTCCCAAGGACCTGAGAATCAATACTCAGCTCAACCAGACGTTAGATGACGAGGAGTTGACGCCTGATAGCATGTCTTCCCGAATGGTCGACTCAGCCATCAGTGGACTCGACTCGACCTTGAAGGGGGATCTGATGTTCGATCGCATGGGCACTCGAGTTATCTCTCACTGA
- a CDS encoding beta-N-acetylglucosaminidase: MGQLFMMGFDGTSVDPQIRSLIENYHLGSILLTAKNLKSAEDATRLVLELQTIARDAGHPVPLLIALDQENGGVNSLYDEIYIRQFPSAMGIAATGSKALAHDVAVATAQELKAVGINWILGPVLDVLTNVRSQPLGVRTTGDDPQEVSQYGVEFMKGYKEAGLVTCGKHFPSYGNLEFLGSQSDVPIITESLEQLSLSALVPFRNAILHGIDSMMVGGVSMSSAGFHVMHACLSEQVVDDLLRKKMKFDGVVVSECLEMEALTHNIGVGGGTVMAKKAGCDIILLCRSFPVQQEAITGLKLGVENGIIGRARIEQSLRRVLSLKAKCTSWEQALNPPGLSSLTQMQPSHTTLSTRAYNSSITVVRDKKTLLPLSNIIEPSEELLLLTPLVKPLPASAVSRSVTEHPNLSIEPMTWDRTSSVLSGESVFRELGRSLSRQRNGRVLHTSYTANGVRPIHENLIDRASAVIVVTADANRNQYQYGFTKHVSMICRSQFTPSGESREKPVVVIAASSPYDFAMDPSIGTYICTYDFTETALEALVKILYGEIIPMGSLPGSINRSQKLHQARQHWLVENWNEERDSHALDSLLDAVREDCTQTQRSELLGVTSCSFLLRREEIDEAHFVVRNSSTQALYGFCSTYFFRSTGTGVIGALIVDPARRKLSIGASLHNRAIRTLVQRKGVKRFQLGSRLPGIYLGIPSANPVERKRLRQWFANLGWNTALSRPVCSVVLRSLSSWKPPNGLIQGLQNADVVYDLVYGWDYADTILDHIKTNSRQGVIDIYKVALGGAPNCGIIRATRPGDGAILGSVVTYNGRATLAEHMPALKAMHSSTGGISSPVISPSVGEYATVMQGLIFMGIKQHRKQGADSVIMDCVDGDSNFDSLSGIMGFSTLHSFEEVNCDAATWTMMTAS, translated from the exons ATGGGGCAGCTCTTTATGATGGGCTTTGATGGAACGTCCGTTGATCCTCAGATTCGCTCTCTCATTGAGAATTATCACCTGGGCTCAATCCTACTGACTGCCAAGAATTTGAAAT CTGCAGAAGATGCCACGCGACTAGTCCTCGAACTCCAGACAATCGCTCGGGATGCCGGTCATCCGGTGCCATTACTCATCGCCTTGGACCAGGAAAATGGAGGTGTGAACAGTCTCTACGATGAAATATACATCCGACAATTTCCCAGCGCAATGGGTATCGCTGCGACGGGCTCGAAAGCTCTCGCCCATGATGTCGCTGTTGCAACTGCCCAGGAACTGAAGGCTGTAGGAATTAACTGGATTCTGGGCCCCGTGTTAGATGTCTTGACCAATGTGCGAAGCCAACCCTTGGGGGTTCGTACCACGGGCGATGATCCCCAAGAGGTATCgcaatacggagtagaatTCATGAAAGGGTATAAGGAAGCAGGGTTGGTGACATGTGGCAAACATTTCCCATCATATGGTAACCTTGAATTTCTTGGATCCCAGTCAGACGTCCCTATCATCACCGAGTCGCTAGAACAACTCAGCTTGAGCGCACTAGTTCCATTTCGAAATGCCATACTCCATGGAATTGATTCCATGATGGTGGGAGGTGTCTCCATGTCGTCTGCTGGGTTTCACGTGATGCATGCTTGCCTGAGTGAGCAGGTTGTCGATGATCTGTTGCGCAAGAAGATGAAATTTGACGGTGTGGTAGTTTCAGAATGCCTGGAGATGGAAGCTCTCACTCATAATATCGGGGTGGGTGGTGGGACAGTCATGGCAAAGAAGGCGGGCTGCGACATCATTCTTCTCTGCAGGTCATTCCCGGTGCAGCAGGAGGCGATCACCGGGTTAAAACTTGGCGTGGAGAACGGTATCATTGGCAGAGCTCGTATAGAACAGTCATTACGCAGAGTTTTGAGCTTGAAGGCGAAATGCACCTCCTGGGAACAGGCTCTCAATCCTCCGGGTCTTTCCTCACTCACCCAGATGCAACCTTCCCATACCACTCTCTCTACGAGAGCGTACAACAGCTCTATCACTGTCGTTCGAGATAAGAAAACTCTTTTACCCCTGTCCAACATTATTGAGCCCAGTGAGGAATTGCTGCTTCTGACCCCATTGGTCAAGCCATTACCCGCTTCTGCAGTGTCTCGTTCAGTCACTGAGCACCCGAATTTATCTATTGAGCCCATGACCTGGGACCGGACTTCCTCTGTGTTGAGTGGTGAGAGTGTCTTCAGGGAACTAGGGAGGTCACTATCACGGCAAAGAAATGGGCGTGTTTTGCATACCTCCTACACAGCCAATGGCGTCCGCCCGATCCACGAAAACTTGATAGACCGGGCCAGCGCAGTTATCGTAGTCACTGCAGATGCTAACAGAAACCAATACCAATATGGCTTTACCAAGCATGTATCTATGATTTGTCGGTCACAGTTCACGCCGTCCGGTGAATCTCGTGAGAAGCCCGTGGTCGTTATTGCTGCCAGCTCACCATACGATTTCGCAATGGATCCCTCGATCGGGACTTATATTTGCACCTATGATTTTACGGAAACGGCTCTAGAGGCACTGGTTAAGATTCTTTACGGGGAGATAATCCCCATGGGCTCATTGCCGGGATCCATTAATCGCAGCCAGAAGCTCCACCAAGCAAGACAGCACTGGCTGGTGGAGAATTGGAACGAAGAACGGGACTCACATGCTTTGGATTCCCTCTTAGATGCGGTGAGAGAGGACTGTACTCAGACGCAACGCTCGGAGCTGCTGGGTGTGACATCTTGCAGCTTCCTTCTGCGGAGAGAGGAAATTGATGAAGCACATTTTGTTGTACGAAACAGCAGCACCCAAGCCCTGTACGGGTTCTGCTCGACATACTTCTTTCGATCAACAGGCACCGGCGTCATTGGGGCCTTGATTGTCGACCCGGCACGACGGAAGCTATCAATTGGGGCTTCCCTCCACAACCGCGCTATTCGAACACTCGTCCAGCGAAAAGGGGTCAAGAGGTTCCAGCTCGGCTCTCGCTTGCCCGGGATATACCTAGGTATTCCGTCTGCAAACCCTGTTGAGAGAAAGAGGCTGCGGCAATGGTTTGCAAATTTAGGCTGGAACACAGCCCTCTCGCGGCCCGTTTGTAGTGTGGTGTTGCGTAGCTTGTCATCTTGGAAGCCGCCAAATGGACTCATCCAAGGACTGCAGAATGCGGATGTGGTCTACGACCTCGTATATGGATGGGATTATGCGGACACAATCCTTGACCACATTAAAACTAACTCTAGACAAGGCGTCATAGACATCTATAAAGTAGCCCTTGGAGGAGCGCCCAATTGCGGGATTATCCGGGCTACGCGGCCTGGTGATGGGGCAATCCTAGGTAGCGTGGTCACTTACAACGGACGAGCCACGTTGGCAGAGCATATGCCTGCCCTGAAAGCCATGCATTCGTCCACGGGGGGTATTTCTTCCCCAGTTATATCACCCTCTGTGGGTGAGTATGCCACAGTAATGCAGGGACTGATTTTCATGGGAATCAAACAACACCGTAAACAGGGTGCTGATAGCGTCATTATGGATTGC GTTGACGGTGACAGCAATTTTGACAGTCTATCCGGAATAATGGGCTTTAGTACGCTACACAGCTTTGAGGAAGTTAACTGTGACGCTGCGACCTGGACAATGATGACCGCGTCTTAG
- a CDS encoding choline dehydrogenase (GMC oxidoreductase), with translation MATTNDFPASDVNSYDYIIVGGGTAGCVIASRLAQYLPNKRVLVIEGGPSDFNDDRVLNLREWLNLLGGELDYDYPTTEQPMGNSHIRHSRAKVLGGCSSHNTLISFRPFEYDCQRWEQQGCKGWSFETFTRVLDNLRNTVQPVHARHRNQLCKDWVEACSTAMNIPIIPDFNKEIRQNGKLTEGVGFFNVSYNPDDGRRSSASVAYIHPILRGEEKRPNLTILTNAWVSRVNVEGDAVTGVNLTLQSGVKHTLRAKKETILCAGAVDTPRLMLLSGLGPQNQLSSLGIEVVKDIPGVGENLLDHPESIIMWELNRPVPPNQTTMDSDAGIFLRREIPNAAGSDGRSADIMMHCYQIPFDLNTSRLGYDAPINAFCMTPNIPRPRSRGRIYLTSADPNVKPALDFRYFTDPEGYDAATIVAGLKAAREIAQQAPFKDWIKREVAPGPKIQTDEELSEYGRRVAHTVYHPAGTTKMGDVYRDPLAVVDPQLKVRGLKNVRIADAGVFPEMPSINPMLTVLAIGERAAELIAEEAGWKREQPRL, from the exons ATGGCTACCACAAATGATTTTCCCGCTAGCGATGTCAACAGCTATGACTATATCATCGTTGGAGGTGGCACGGCAGGCTGTGTCATTGCCAGCCGTCTGGCGCAGTACTTGCCCAACAAGCGTGTCCTTGTCATCGAGGGTGGCCCCAGCGACTTCAACGATGACCGGGTTCTCAATTTGAGAGAGTGGCTCAATTTACTGGGAGGAGAATTGGACTACGACTATCCCACTACCGAGCAGCCCATGG GCAACAGCCATATCCGTCATTCGCGCGCTAAGGTCCTGGGCGGTTGCTCCAGCCACAATACCCTCATCTCTTTCCGTCCTTTTGAATATGACTGCCAGAGGTGGGAACAGCAAGGTTGCAAGGGCTGGTCCTTTGAGACCTTCACCCGCGTTTTGGACAACCTCCGCAATACCGTTCAGCCCGTTCACGCTCGTCACCGCAACCAGCTCTGCAAGGACTGGGTTGAGGCTTGCTCCACCGCTATGAACATCCCCATCATTCCTGACTTCAACAAGGAGATCCGTCAGAATGGTAAGCTTACTGAGGGCGTTGGATTCTTCAACGTTTCTTACAATCCGGACGACGGCCGCCGCAGCAGCGCCAGCGTCGCTTATATTCATCCCATCCTACGTGGCGAGGAGAAGCGTCCTAACCTGACTATCCTAACCAATGCCTGGGTATCCCGCGTGAACGTTGAAGGAGACGCTGTCACCGGTGTCAATCTGACTTTGCAGTCGGGCGTCAAGCACACCCTGAGAGCCAAGAAGGAGACCATCCTGTGTGCCGGTGCTGTAGACACTCCTCGCCTAATGCTGCTCTCTGGATTGGGTCCTCAGAACCAGCTCAGCTCCTTGGGAATTGAGGTGGTTAAGGACATCCCTGGTGTCGGTGAAAACCTCCTGGACCACCCGGAGAGTATCATTATGTGGGAGCTCAACCGCCCCGTGCCTCCCAACCAGACCACCATGGACTCCGATGCTGGCATCTTCTTGCGTCGCGAGATTCCTAACGCCGCCGGTTCTGATGGCCGTAGCGCCGATATTATGATGCACTGCTACCAGATCCCCTTCGATCTTAACACTAGTCGCCTCGGTTACGACGCTCCTATTAACGCTTTCTGCATGACACCAAACATTCCTCGGCCCCGCTCTCGTGGTCGTATCTACCTGACCTCAGCTGACCCCAACGTGAAGCCGGCTTTGGATTTCCGTTACTTCACTGACCCTGAGGGTTATGATGCTGCCACCATCGTTGCCGGTCTTAAGGCGGCACGTGAGATTGCCCAGCAGGCTCCCTTTAAGGATTGGATCAAGCGTGAAGTTGCCCCCGGTCCCAAGATCCAGACTGATGAGGAGCTGTCCGAATATGGTCGCCGTGTGGCCCACACTGTCTACCACCCTGCTGGAACTACAAAGATGGGTGATGTCTATCGTGATCCTCTGGCAGTCGTTGACCCTCAGTTGAAGGTCCGTGGCCTGAAGAATGTCCGTATTGCTGACGCCGGTGTTTTCCCTGAGATGCCCAGCATCAACCCAATGTTGACCGTATTGGCCATTGGAGAGCGTGCTGCGGAGTTGATTGCTGAAGAGGCTGGATGGAAGCGTGAGCAGCCCCGTCTGTAA
- a CDS encoding putative betaine aldehyde dehydrogenase, which translates to MAHTMSYLPLPPRQLFYDGKVQSASSGKTFQSVNPSDATPLAEIQVASHSDIDAAIAAADRAFPSWSQTPPIARARILQKASLILRERNDEIARVESLDSGKAFTETSTVDVVTGADVLEYYANLVGGGGLNGETTQLREDAWVFTKKAPLGVCAGIGAWNYPIQIALWKSAPCIAAGNTMVYKPSEFTPLHAQTLAEIYKEAGLPDGVFNIVYGAGDVGAYLTSHPTIAKVSFTGQVATGMKVAGSAAGNMKYVTMELGGKSPLVILPDAELENAVDGAMMANFYSTGQVCTNGTRVFVPSSMKAAFENRLLEKMQYIRPGPLFDEATNFGPLSSAIHLEKVISYIRHGIETDKATLLYGGLGKPQVSKELENGFWVRPTIFTDCKDDMLIVKEEIFGPVMSILYYETIEEAVRRANTTELGLAAGVFTKDVNLAHRIIDQLQAGITWVNTWGESPAEMAVGGWKKSGLGVENGRRGIEAWVKNKSTLVDMNGAVATVFAKL; encoded by the exons ATGGCGCATACAATGTCCTACCTTCCTCTCCCCCCACGCCAACTCTTCTATGACGGCAAAGTTCAGTCTGCCTCGTCCGGCAAGACTTTTCAATCCGTCAATCCCTCCGACGCCACCCCGCTTGCCGAAATTCAAGTTGCCTCTCATTctgatattgatgcagcTATAGCTGCTGCTGACCGGGCATTTCCCTCCTGGTCACAAACCCCTCCTATTGCTCGCGCACGTATCCTCCAGAAGGCGTCTCTCATACTCCGTGAACGAAATGACGAAATCGCTCGGGTCGAATCTTTAGATTCCGGGAAGGCTTTCACAGAGACCAGTACAGTGGATGTTGTCACAGGTGCCGATGTTCTAGAGTACTATGCGAACCTTGTTGGGGGGGGTGGTCTGAACGGGGAGACCACTCAGCTGAGAGAAGACGCTTGGGTATTCACTAAGAAGGCTCCTTTGGGAGTCTGCGCAGGAATCGGTGCATGGAATTATCCTATCCAAAT TGCGCTCTGGAAATCTGCCCCTTGTATTGCTGCTGGAAACACCATGGTCTACAAGCCCAGTGAGTTCACACCGCTTCATGCGCAGACTCTGGCAGAGATTTACAAGGAAGCTGGACTTCCTGATGGTGTGTTCAACATTGTTTATGGCGCCGGTGATGTTGGTGCTTACTTGACCTCCCACCCTACAATTGCCAAGGTTTCCTTCACTGGCCAGGTGGCCACTGGAATGAAGGTCGCCGGTTCCGCCGCTGGCAACATGAAATACGTTACCATGGAACTTGGAGGGAAAAGCCCTCTGGTTATCCTCCCTGATGCAGAGCTTGAAAACGCCGTCGATGGAGCTATGATGGCCAACTTCTATAGTACCGGTCAGGTCTGTACCAATGGCACCCGCGTGTTTGTGCCTTCTAGCATGAAGGCAGCTTTTGAGAACCGCCTGCTCGAAAAGATGCAGTACATTCGCCCCGGCCCCTTGTTTGATGAAGCTACCAACTTCGGTCCCTTGAGCTCCGCCATCCATCTTGAGAAGGTGATTTCCTATATTCGTCATGGTATTGAGACGGACAAGGCCACCCTCCTTTATGGCGGGCTTGGCAAGCCTCAAGTTTCAAAGGAGTTAGAGAACGGATTCTGGGTCCGGCCCACAATTTTCACTGATTGCAAGGATGACATGCTTattgtcaaggaagagatatTTGGCCCAGTAATGTCGATTTTGTACTACGAGaccattgaagaagctgTCCGACGGGCCAACACTACCGAGCTTGGTCTAGCAGCAGGTGTCTTCACCAAAGACGTCAACTTGGCCCATCGCATTATCGACCAACTCCAGGCGGGTATCACATGGGTGAATACCTGGGGAGAAAGCCCGGCCGAAATGGCTGTGGgtggatggaagaagagtggTCTTGGCGTTGAGAACGGCCGTAGGGGTATTGAAGCTTGggtgaagaacaagagcacCCTTGTCGACATGAACGGTGCTGTCGCAACTGTATTTGCTAAGCTCTAG
- a CDS encoding N-acetyl-glucosamine-6-phosphate deacetylase (N-acetylglucosamine-6-phosphate deacetylase, putative), with the protein MPGKTATPPRITKFTNCRIIRGNQLVEQDVWIDSLSGKILRDQEAFYELHMSPDEVLDLGGRILAPGLIDVQLNGAQGFDFSVPKSSKEEYDEGLRMVNKGLAKTGVTSYLPTVVSSTPEVYWKVLPSLGPSGAKHRAEDGAESLGAHVEGPFISPGRNGIHKTDVLRAAKSFEDVVGCYGKENMFGPSKTVRMITAAPEVGSMVNNIPNLTAQDIIYSIGHSDATYEQAMSATKQGATMITHLFNAMRPFYHRNPGVFGLLGQNEHRRPFYGVIADGIHLHPTSIRIAYNAHPNGLILVTDAMKLCGLPDGVYDWTNGERIVKTGARLTLEGSDKIAGSSATLIECVNNFRRWSGASTAEALNAATATPARLLGLEGVKGTLDCDADADLVVLTDAPDPYSGPTLTIDQVWKRGVKIYDAEKEATNSRV; encoded by the exons ATGCCTGGCAAGACAGCTACCCCGCCACGCATAACAAAATTTACTAACTGCCGGATTATTCGCGGCAATCAACTCGTTGAACAAGATGTCTGGATTGACTCTCTATCTGGAAAGATTCTTCGAGATCAGGAGGCCTTTTATGAATTGCACATGTCTCCCGACGAGGTTCTCGATCTTGGTGGCCGAATCCTCGCTCCAGGTCTTATCGACGTGCAGTTAAACGGTGCCCAGGGATTTGACTTTTCTGTCCCAAAATCTTCAAAAGAGGAATATGATGAAGGGTTGCGCATGGTCAACAAGGGCCTCGCCAAAACCGGTGTGACATCATATCTCCCAACCGTCGTTAGTTCAACACCAGAGGTATATTGGAAA GTCCTCCCATCGTTAGGTCCTTCTGGAGCCAAGCATCGAGCAGAAGATGGTGCAGAGTCGCTGGGTGCCCATGTAGAGGGTCCATTTATTAGCCCCGGCCGCAATGGCATCCACAAGACTGATGTTTTGCGTGCCGCGAAGAGTTTTGAAGATGTTGTTGGCTGCTATGGCAAGGAAAACATGTTCGGACCGTCAAAAACTGTAAGAATGATCACGGCTGCCCCCGAGGTGGGCAGCATGGTCAACAATATTCCCAACCTGACCGCCCAAGATATCATCTATTCAATTGGACATTCCGATGCAACATATGAGCAAGCCATGAGCGCCACCAAACAAGGCGCGACCATGATTACCCATCTTTTCAACGCCATGCGGCCCTTCTACCATCGCAACCCTGGCGTGTTCGGTCTTCTGGGTCAAAATGAACACCGCCGACCTTTCTATGGTGTCATCGCCGATGGCATCCATCTCCACCCCACCTCAATTCGCATTGCGTACAACGCCCATCCGAACGGTCTGATCCTCGTGACTGACGCTATGAAGCTGTGCGGTCTCCCGGATGGTGTCTACGATTGGACCAACGGAGAGCGCATTGTCAAGACCGGGGCACGTTTGACACTTGAAGGCTCCGATAAGATTGCAGGCAGCTCTGCCACTCTCATTGAATGTGTGAACAACTTCCGCCGATGGTCGGGTGCGTCAACTGCGGAGGCCCTGAATGCGGCTACTGCCACACCCGCACGTCTCCTGGGACTTGAAGGTGTCAAGGGAACATTGGACTGTGATGCAGATGCAGATCTGGTCGTTCTAACTGACGCACCAGATCCTTATTCCGGACCAACCTTGACAATCGATCAAGTCTGGAAACGCGGCGTCAAAATTTATGATGCTGAGAAAGAAGCTACCAACAGTAGGGTTTAA